A single genomic interval of Oncorhynchus mykiss isolate Arlee chromosome 13, USDA_OmykA_1.1, whole genome shotgun sequence harbors:
- the LOC118938534 gene encoding uncharacterized protein LOC118938534, producing MTIGAGWMSTVTQLNALGGPESESRKIVQSFAEVLGDKYHYENAIDSSLLWTVGYTPYIPPALKGRSFPSVESFFLDEWEPLTLLQTSQVLSTSVSIEEDNRIHVSIEEDNLIQSAAGLVSQVLSTSVTIVENDLIQSAAGLVSQVLSSSDARVKDRDDSTLRDSNQPEVHVADVSTKRSRLVITISMFSTESCNASVHEVDAIATSLEHSAEKMSTSTADGHIVSSTAVANQKETRGGFVSSLRRLFTRKNRMPAKVASKKEHIHLVDRLNAEVTH from the exons ATGACTATAGGCGCGG GGTGGATGTCAACGGTGACCCAACTCAACGCCCTTGGTGGTCCAGAGTCAGAGAGTCGGAAAATTGTTCAGAGCTTTGCAGAGGTACTTGGTGACAAGTACCACTACGAGAATGCCATCGACAGCTCTCTGCTCTGGACTGTTGGGTACACCCCCTACATTCCCCCAGCTCTGAAAGGAAGAAGCTTCCCTTCTGTCGAGAGCTTCTTCCTGGATGAGTGGGAGCCACTGACACTCCTGCAGACttctcaggttctgtccaccagtgtttccatcgAGGAAGACAACcggatcca tgtttccatcgAGGAAGAcaacctgatccagtctgctgcaggcctagtgtctcaggttctgtccaccagtgttaccatcgtggagaatgacctgatccagtctgctgcaggcctagtgtctcaggttctgtccagCAGTGACGCTAGAGTGAAGGATCGTGATGATTCCACACTGAGAGACTCCAACCAACCTGAGGTCCATGTGGCTGATGTCTCAACCAAGAGAAGTAGACTAGTCATCACTATTTCTATGTTTTCAACCGAGAGTTGCAATGCTTCGGTCCATGAGGTTGATGCTATTGCTACCAGCCTGGAGCACTCTGCTGAGAAAATGTCTACCTCTACCGCTGATGGCCACATTGTTTCATCCACTGCTGTAGCCAATCAGAAGGAAACAAGGGGCGGATTCGTCTCATCTCTACGGAGACTGTTCACAAGAAAGAACAGGATGCCT GCTAAAGTGGCTTCCAAGAAGGAGCACATTCACTTGGTTGACCGCCTCAATGCTGAAGTCACCCACTGA